From Apium graveolens cultivar Ventura chromosome 9, ASM990537v1, whole genome shotgun sequence, the proteins below share one genomic window:
- the LOC141683734 gene encoding F-box protein At3g07870-like gives MERSKSLSRCSSNLPEELIREILSRACVISLHRCRLVCKSWESIIINPEFLEAQHLRSHKNVPSVLMITSRTDEEERGGEEGRFYGHRAATIVYPNYPEYSVNLPIMQPFDNVDFVSSCNGIVCASESFHSRNDFRGNIYLFNPLNWLSKTLPPSIVYENQHLLFVGFDVVFGFDFLSADYKVLKIGYQRINGRLVKLQAVQLYSFDSGLWKEIEVAIELPSLLCYPACPTLSSGPVVDGVLYLEAVNTIITFDLHNELFGLIPYPSFMHTRKSNVLDFEGSVAVVLESVTEGSSPDKKETGCLCTVVLTSLLEVAALEQ, from the exons AGTCTTTGTCAAGATGCAGTAGTAATTTACCAGAAGAGCTGATAAGGGAAATACTGTCACGGGCTTGTGTTATATCATTGCACCGCTGCAGACTAGTTTGTAAGTCATGGGAATCGATTATTATCAACCCTGAATTTTTGGAAGCTCAGCACCTCCGTTCCCATAAAAACGTACCCTCTGTACTTATGATCACTTCAAGAACAGACGAGGAAGAACGAGGAGGAGAAGAAGGAAGATTTTACGGACATCGTGCTGCCACTATTGTGTACCCTAATTATCCTGAGTATTCAGTGAATCTCCCTATCATGCAACCTTTTGATAATGTGGATTTCGTAAGCTCATGTAATGGCATTGTGTGTGCTTCTGAGAGTTTTCACAGTCGTAATGATTTTCGTGGTAATATATATTTGTTTAATCCTTTAAACTGGTTGTCCAAGACACTTCCTCCTTCCATTGTTTATGAAAACCAACATCTACTCTTCGTTGGTTTTGACGTTGTGTTTGGATTTGATTTTTTGTCGGCTGACTATAAGGTTCTAAAGatagggtatcaaagaattaATGGGAGACTTGTTAAATTACAGGCAGTGCAATTGTATTCTTTTGATTCCGGTTTGTGGAAGGAGATTGAGGTTGCTATTGAATTACCGAGTCTTTTGTGTTATCCTGCTTGTCCTACTTTAAGTTCCGGTCCTGTTGTTGATGGGGTTTTATATTTGGAAGCTGTGAATACTATAATAACATTCGATTTGCATAATGAATTGTTTGGACTGATTCCGTATCCTAGCTTTATGCACACAAGGAAATCgaatgttttggattttgaaggtTCTGTTGCGGTGGTGCTTGAATCCGTTACTGAGGGATCATCGCCTGATAAAAAGGAG ACTGGTTGTTTGTGTACTGTGGTGCTGACAAGTTTGTTGGAAGTAGCAGCGTTGGAACAGTGA